DNA from Bacteroidetes bacterium SB0662_bin_6:
GCATAGCACCGGTGACAAGCCCGACGCCTTATATGCGTTGGGGAGACATCGTTTCTCCCGGAGCAGGCGTTATCGCCCTCATACTGTCGTTCATGGCATTCGTACGCCCCCGCAGATGACCTTGCATGCCCCTTTTGTGTTGGCTTCGGCCTCGGAGCGCCGCCAGCGGCTGCTCCGGAATATGGGCATACGCTTCGAGGTGTGTCCAAGCCACGCCAACGAACAGGTCGAGCCTGGAATGGCCCCCGAAGACATGGTTCAGGTCCTTGCGCTCCGAAAAGCGCGTCATGTGGCGGCACAGTATCCCGATGCGCTTACCCTGGGAGCCGATACGGTGGTCGTACTATCAGGAGATATGCTGGGCAAACCGGACAGTCCCGCCGAGGCCGAACGGATGCTCAGGCGACTCAGTGGAGCCACGCATTCCGTATACACGGGAATCGCTCTCCTGCATCCTCCGTCGAACCGGACCGTACACACTTCCGAGCGCACGGACGTAACATTTCATACCTTAAGTGCTGCCGAAGTAACGGACTATGTGGCATCGGGGTCGCCCCTCGACAAGGCCGGCGCCTATGGCATTCAGGACAACTACGGGCCATTTTTCGTGCGGCGTATCGCCGGAGACTACTACAATGTCGTCGGATTGCCCCTTCATCGATTCTATCGGATTCTCAATGAGCACTTCCCCGACTTGCTTGCAGGAAATTACGGAGCATAACCCCATGCCCGAATTAGCCGATCTGCGCATCCTTCTCATTCAGGCCCGCAACACGGAAGATATCCGTACGCAGGAGCAGGAATGCTTCCGCGAGCACTGTCGTGTGCGCGCCGATCAGATCACTGCCGTGAAGGTTCAGAGCGATCCGCTCGACGCAGATATACTGAACCATGCGGATGCGGTCATGATCGGGGGCGCCGGGGAATATTCGGCAACCATGTCCTATCCCTGGATGCCGGCCCTTACCGACCTGATCCGCCGGATTGCCGACCGCGGCATGCCCGCCTTCGGATCATGCTGGGGGCATCAGATCATCGCCGGGGCCCTGGGGGGGCGCGTCATTCACGACTCCGCCCTCGCGGAAATCGGATGCGGCCCCATGATGCTGACCGAAGCGGGAAAGCAGGACCCTGTGTTCGGCAATTTTCCCGAACGTTTTCTTGCAAATATGGGACATCACGACCGGGTAAGCGAACTTCCCCCGGGGGCCGTGGAACTGGTCGTCTCCGAAACGCAGGGCAATCAGGCTTTTCGGATGGGCGACCTGCCGATCTACGGCACGCAATTTCACAGCGAGCTGGATGCAAGCCGAATGCGCGAACGGTTCTACAGATATCGGTGGAATTATCCCGAACTGGCCGATGAGGAGACGTTCCATGCCCTTCAGGAAGGCCTCGCCGAAACCACCGAGGTAGACAACCTGCTGCACGATTTCCTGATGGAGACGGTGATCGGGAGATAGAGCACAGCTCAGGATTGCCCGCTCCGGTCGGCAAGGCGGTACACGGCCTCCGCATAATCGGCGGTGCCGCCCACCGGCGGATTGCGTTTGCGCACCGTGACTTCAATGCACTCCAGGCCGGAATACGCCTCGCGAATTTCGTGCGCAATGAGAAAGGCCAGTTTCTCGATCAGGTAGAACCGGTTGCGCAAAACGATCTCCTGCACCAACCGGTACACGTGTTCGTAGTCCACGGTATGGGCCAATTCGTCGGTTCGGGCCGCCTCTTCGAAATCAAGCGTCATGGCGACATCCACTTCGTAGCGCCCCCCGATACGATGTTCTTCCTGCATCACTCCGTGGTGCGCATAGAACACTGCATTGACCAATTTGACCGTTCCGTTCGCCATAAGCCGACTATGTGGAATGATTGCAGGATTAAAACTGAAGCGCCTCAAGCAGGGCCGCATCTGCAGGATCGAGCGTCCCGGTGCGGTGCCGGGCTCTGAGTTTCGACACGAAAAGGGTACCGTACAAGCCCAATACCGTGTCTGCCCGGCGGCGATGTTCATCGAACCGAAGCACGACCTCCGCATCCCGGAATTCGTCGGGAACATACACCTGCCTCGGCCCATGCGGGCCTGGCGGGGCCATTGCCGGAAAGCTTTTTCCGGGTTCGAACACCTTGTTACCGAAATGGCATCCTACACACTGCACCGGGGATTTCAGTGCCCGGGGCGGCGTGGACGTTCCGCGCGCCAGCGCGCCATCTTTTCCATATAC
Protein-coding regions in this window:
- the folB gene encoding dihydroneopterin aldolase, which translates into the protein MRPCLRRFSFNPAIIPHSRLMANGTVKLVNAVFYAHHGVMQEEHRIGGRYEVDVAMTLDFEEAARTDELAHTVDYEHVYRLVQEIVLRNRFYLIEKLAFLIAHEIREAYSGLECIEVTVRKRNPPVGGTADYAEAVYRLADRSGQS
- a CDS encoding type 1 glutamine amidotransferase; translation: MPELADLRILLIQARNTEDIRTQEQECFREHCRVRADQITAVKVQSDPLDADILNHADAVMIGGAGEYSATMSYPWMPALTDLIRRIADRGMPAFGSCWGHQIIAGALGGRVIHDSALAEIGCGPMMLTEAGKQDPVFGNFPERFLANMGHHDRVSELPPGAVELVVSETQGNQAFRMGDLPIYGTQFHSELDASRMRERFYRYRWNYPELADEETFHALQEGLAETTEVDNLLHDFLMETVIGR
- a CDS encoding septum formation inhibitor Maf — encoded protein: MTLHAPFVLASASERRQRLLRNMGIRFEVCPSHANEQVEPGMAPEDMVQVLALRKARHVAAQYPDALTLGADTVVVLSGDMLGKPDSPAEAERMLRRLSGATHSVYTGIALLHPPSNRTVHTSERTDVTFHTLSAAEVTDYVASGSPLDKAGAYGIQDNYGPFFVRRIAGDYYNVVGLPLHRFYRILNEHFPDLLAGNYGA